ATGCAGGTGAAAGCTGAGCTTTGATCTCTCATTTGTAGCCTCCTgtggctttaaaaaatatttgataacACCACCATTAGCAGTTGTACTTCAGTTTCCCAGCTTATgcatttttaagcattttaatgCCATGCTTCAGCTTTGCAGGCAgtgacaaagatttttttttttgtgattttttttttgttgttgttgttaacaACACCATTTTGAGTCACATTTCAAGCACCAGAATTAGAAGGCACAACTTACAAAAATATATCAGGGTAATCTAAACCCTTGTCCTCTGTCAGTCAACAATTGTCCAGTTTTCTCCTGAGCTGACTTAATTTCTGCAAGGTGTCATGTCAGGGTCAGAAGGAGAGTGATGAGGTTAGACTTTCATTGTCAAAAGCTTCCTGTTAGTTTCTGAAAAAATGTGCAACAGGTTAAAAGTGCCTAATGTATGGAGGGTTTGTGATAATATTAGGTTTTCATGGAAAATCATGATGACAGTATGCCAAGTGAACCAGgtggtttattttcatttagcaggggggcagaggggtctgggtttgttttatttttaatagaattgTATACTCCCTAAGAACCTAGAGGCATGAATATGCTTTTATCTTGTCTATAGAATGCATCAAAGGGAGGACCAGGATGAAATAGCTGCAGTCCTAAAACACAAGATTAAAAATCAGGAAGTGTGTGCATAGCTTTGCAATAGATCTCAAGTCACATCCTTTTAGTgccttgggggttttttggtctGGAAAACACCGACCATGGTAGCTCACAGTATTTCAGTAGCTGTTTACAAGGTAATTAGAAAATTTTGTGATAAAATTTCTAGCAAGGTGCAAATTATTTAAACTACTTTTCTCGTCAACTTTCTCTCTGGAGCTCACAAGGATAAGAAGAGTTATTGTGAGTGAAACTTAGAGGAGTTGGATATTATCATATTTTACACTTGCTCaagttgtttggggtttttgggaaggttttttgTAACAATGAATTTATAGCCATAGTTGAAGAAGCTTAATTCATACTTTAGACCAACAAAAACATGATCTGAGTAAAACTGCAATTGTTTGGGGAAGCACGACATCAAAAGAATGATTGATTGCTCTTCAATATTCAGTCACCTTCTACAATATTTAGGCCTTGAttagataaatatttataatcACTTTCTCTAGAAAACAGCAAATCACAATAGGACTCCTGGAGTCTGTCACTGTTTGATGTATGTGAACAGGTCCTAGCTGAGGAACTGATAATTATCATAGCAAAACCACTAAAGCCATAAAGAGATGGGCATAAAACCtgatacagaaattaaaaaacataatttGCAAACCTATTTTTGTGTAGTCTGAACCCAATTTTTGTAGCATCACTGATAcagtaaaatgcagaaataatcAAATTTATATTTTGTGTTCCATAGAAGGTGATGTTCACCTGTTTGCATGTCATTCTTGCAGTataaattctcattttattttttggcaGACATCAGAAAAGAGCTTTTGTAAGTCCTACTGGGTGCTGAATTTTGCTTGAGTGCAGGGTGAGCTAGTGAAAGTTCAGGGACAAAAATACAGAATGGAATATATGAATGAAATCAGAAAGCAAGCACGGCTAGGCAGAGCACTCATCAAGTCTATGcacaaagagagggaaaatttgCAGATTCACCAAGAGTGGAAAATTGGAAGTTTTGGTGAAATAAGACAGTTGGAACTATGCAGGATATTCAAAGGAAGGAGTATTGGTACATAAGCACAGTCATTAACTTTTCTCTGGGAGCAACAACATTGAGAGAGCACCCAAACAGATCCTGGGCAATTCATGCCAATGCCAGAGCTAGGACAGGACTGGGGAGCTTCTCCTGAGTTCTGTGTGCTGCACTGTGAATTATCCACTGCTGGCCAATTTCCCAGCTTCTGCTTACAAGAGATGGGCAAGATTTAAACACTCAGTCTAAAAGAGTTGAGTGGAGGTTCTGTCAAAACTCCAAGTGTATGCCTCAGACTTGCCTTGATTACCTGCTGGCTTGCTCAGCTACTCACTTTAAGATACAAAACTTTTCTACTGCTCTTTTTTCACTTCCAGCACCTGGTGCAGCCTTGAGAAGGCTCAAGGATGCCTCAGTGCTGGGCCCCAGTTGGACACAGACTCCTTTCTAAGCTCCAGAAGATTTATGAGGCAGTTTTGCTCAGAGCATGTGCAGGGGATTTTGCTGAAGCACTGTTTGTGGGATGAGCTGCACAAGGCTGACTTTCACACCTGTGCCTGTGAAATTGGTTATGTgcatataaaatagaaaatatacaaataaaatGGTGCataaaaagctttcttttaaaaagtggaGTGTCAGTGACAGCCCACAAGGTCAGAGAACATCTGGCTTGGAAAGCTCAGTGTTGGGCAAGGTGACACTGTCCACTTGACTGAGGCAAGCTCAGAGAGCAGGGGTTTGTGGCCATCAGGTCCTGGGGTGAAGGGCAGGGCCGTGATttcctgctgagctgtgccttTGCAGAAAGCAGTTTCAGAGTAGCTGGGTCATCATAGGAGTGGGAAGGTGACTTTTTTTGGAAATCAGTTCACTGATCTCAGAGGTGATACCCTGGTTGCCTGTTTTGGCTCTGTGCATTTTGCTGAAGGGCACTCCTGAGAGCACAGGTGCAAACTGAAGTTGCACACTGACTGGGCTGTGCTTGGCTCCTAAAAGTTGGAGAGTCATGCTTACACAGCATGTTTTTTGTCTGCACCTCCTCGAACAGAAGAATCAGAGATGTCTAATAAGGTTCTTTTCAATCAGCAAGAGAAAAACCTTGGATCTTCTGGTGCCTTCTGCACAATCTCAGTGTAAGAAGTAGGTGTGATGTCACCTTTTTTGGTTGTCCTAGTAACAAGTTAAGCTGTTATTCAAGAGAAATGCACTGGGCTGTGCCGACAGGGTAGAGGAAAGAGCACTCACTTTTGGGTTGGAATAAATTATTGCTCCAATTGTTTGTTACAGTCAAGACAGAATGCACTTGTGTGTGGACAAAACAGTGCCAGGGTGCAGATGCACAGGACTAGACTGGATCctgctgagaaaataaatattgcaaGCAGGAACTATAGAAAAGCCTAAAGATTTACACCCATCCCTTCATTGCAAGGAATAAGGCAGAAATGATAGTTTGGGCCTTGACACTGTCTAAATGTGTGATGATTTGTGGGGCAGAGAGGGGTGTAACCATGGGCAAGTTGCTTAGTCTAGAAATAGATTTTCAATGCCAAATTTAAGCCCAgatctgctaaaaaaaaaaaaaaaacctaaaaacaaACATGGCTGTTGTAGATATTGTGACAGGAGAGGGTGTGGGATATAATCTCGTTATCACACAGATGTTCTAGCTCTGTGCAATCCCCTCTTTTCTTGAAATTTCTTGACCTGCATCCCACAAACCTTGaagccaaaaaaatggaaaatctgtTGGTCAGTAATAGCTCCTTTACAGTAAAAGATCCTTATAGTACCTAAAGTGTTGTTGGGGGTCTGCTGAATCCCTGGAAAAGGACAAATTACAAATTACATACCTAAAATAATTGGGCAATAAATGTACTAATTGAGAAGCTGTAAATATGCTAATTGATCACTGGTTTCAGTTGTTGAGGGTGGGTAGCTGGGAATGACCCCATCCCAGTAAAAGCAGTGTAAAAAGTGAGGTCTCCTTGCTTAGCCAGTGACTCAGAACAATCTGAGGCAGAAGAAAAGCTTCCAGAAAGgtttgcaattatttttctgggTGATATGTTAATGAATGCATCAGGCTGATTGCTCAGGCAAGAATACCCAGTAATTAGCAGTTATGTCTGTGGTATGAGTCTTGTGAGGCAGATAACCACTTTGAAGATCTGTCTGCAGTTCAGCCTGCTGGTGGCAAATGATTCAGGGAGATCTTGGGGATCGTTTGGAACTGGCTCAGCAATGCTGCAAGGGAGGAGTTTGAGGAGAGATCTCAGGGTGTAGCTCAGAGAGGaggctgctgtcctggctgaaCTCAGGGGGTGAGCTGAAGTTACTGGGGCCCATTAACCTGTTTGCTGGAGTGAGGAGATGGTGTCCTTGCCATCAGATCATCAAAGTCACTTGTACTCGTGTACTTCCTACCAGAATTATGATAGGAGGAAGGTTTAGGGGTAAGTGAAGTCACAGGACAAGTGTTTTAGAAATGTCACACCTGCAGTGCTAACATTCCCTCTTTTTCCACCAACTTCTGTGCCTGTTTGCATTGTCTTCCTGTCAAGATACTGCAGaaccagagagagagagcacagCCTTTCTGCGCTGAGCAAGCTTGCTTCATACCTGATGCTTTGTAAAAAGCACTTAGTGTGATAGCAGCTGGTTTGTGAGATCAAGAGACTCTATCAGTactcaaaggaaaaaatcttggATGTGAAGGGCATGTTAGCAAAGGAGCTGGTAAAAAAACTGATGGAAATGCTgagttttttaaataaaaaaaaatctttctaaaaTTTCAATTGTTAGAAGAGGGAATGGGAATAAACAATCATTTGGGTGTGAAATTTCCTATTGTAAGGCATTTACTGAAAAGTCAAAAAGGGGATTTTGCTACTAGTCAGATTATTCTCCCTATTTAGGTGTGAACATGGTCCATCTGTTCATGAGACTTTGAGTGGTAAAATTTCAGTCTGTGCTGAAATACTGTGTTTTGACTTTAAAAGGAGTccaggattgttctgtgggattGATCCAGGAGAACAGATCTGTTGTAAACACGTGGAGTTAAGCTGCAggactttgatttttttttgcaggagGGTTTCCTAGAGTTGTCTGGTGAAAACCATGCCTCAGAGGGCATCATCTAATTGTTCACAGCAGTGAACAGTTCCAGTCTCCTAATCTATAGGAGAAGTGCAAAGTGTGATATTTCCAGACTATAAATTATCCAAACTAATAAATCACTAGTTCAAGTTGTGAACAGAGCTTTGCAGGAAACCTGTGAAAAGGAAACAGCGGGAAGAGAGCGATCTATAAAATGATGAGAGTAGGAAATCTGCCAGGGTCAAAAGCTTTTTAGAGGCTTGGTCTTTGAGGGGAAAGGCAAATTCACTGCTGAGGAATGGCTGAGTTTGGTGGGTGTTTGGTGATCAAGGAAATAATCTGTGATGGGGAGATGCAAGATCAGGTCATTGTGCTTGGTTTCATTGAATACAGGAGTACTTTCTcaagagggaaggggaaggaaaaactgaatttaGCCATGGGAAGGGTCAtgtctgcctctgctctgggaagaCTGCAGGAGGAACATGGCCAAGGCACCAGGTCTTTTTGGGGAACATCAACTGAGATTTTGGTATTGCAAAGCCCATCAGTGGCAGCACCACTGAGGCTCCTTGACAGCAGTGGTTTGTCAGCAGAGACAGAACTCCCTGCTTTTTGCAAACCGTAGTAATAAAGATTGCATTGCTTGATTTGTGTGCCTTTGCTGTTACAGGGAGAACAGCCCacagctcctcttccctcttGAGAAAAGGCTCTACCTGCTGTGTTGATTGATTGAAGCTCACTGGAGACAGAGGAAGATTTAACACTCACTTGAGGGCTTCTCTTCATAAGTTCAACGAGATAGACAGCctaaaaacacatttcagaGTTGAGATTTGCAGAGGGAGAACACAAAACAAGGAAACCCCTGCATTGTTGGGATGGCAGCAGTCTTGTGACAGTATAAAAGAATTGCTTTAATTAAAAGTCTCTGAAGACAGGAAATCCTTCTTTCTGAGCATAGCCCAAAGAAAGggtgttctgctgctgctctcagcacttGGGGTGCAGTGGCTGATGCCAAATTACAGAGGTTTCTCCTGGACCATGGAGGTGCTGTAGTGCTTATTAAGTCTCTGGGGACTGAGCAGGTATCTGCAGGCACTGTACATCCAGCACCAGGGTAATACTCCCTCCTCACTCCCTCCAAAAAAACTCTCAGTCACTGTGCATTTAAAGACATTTTGGGACCATGCCACAGGATGCAAAGGCACCATTCTCCAAGGGAATCCTGTTCCCTTgcttttcaggaggaaaaaactaAAGACTTTTTCAAAATCCCAGATTCAAAAAGAATAGTGATTTGATCATCCTTAGGAATATCCCTACTACTTTTTGTAACTACAAGCAGGCAAGCATCCATTACCTATTTCTATTATGTGTATGTTTTTCTAAGACAAAATTTCTACTGTATCACTTGCAGGAAAATTTTGGAGTAGTGAGGTGGAGAACTGCCATAACCATTTTCCACTGTGACAGAGGAAAATACAACTGTGTATTTTACAGCCTTTATAAACCATGTTAAAATAGCTGCTAAAATATAGGCATCAGAATGTACTTTTTAAGTTAAAAACAATCTGAGAAATTATAAATTAGcttattaattaaaattaccTTAAATTACATTCAAAAAGGGAAGACTTTCAACTCAAGAAAGACGCTTCTatagaaatggaaatttttgtTATTGAGGGTATTAAACTTCAAAGATAAGCAAGAACTGAGATTACCTGGAAAAGAACTTCTAAttcttcttcaaaaaaaaaatttaaaaggggagggaggaggatgaAAGTTTTGCTGATAATCATCCTCCTTTTACTCCTAGTTACCTGTCTGTGTGTGGCAAAggaacaagaaaaggaaaaaaaaattctcaaaagaCAAATGAAGAGCATAGAAAGCTGTAATTACTTAGACACCTTAACTCAGACATGTTCAGCAATAGaaacaaaactaattttctCACTAATTGCATTTCGGTTATAGCTATTCAAACAGTTTATTCTGAAAGATGAAGAATTCCAGCTATAAAATGCATCATTTGATATACATTATGCAAATTAAGTCTGTCATACTTTTGGTTCCAACCAGGATCAAAGTACAGAGAAATCCCAGGTGGAGCGACCGTGGTGCTCCGGCAGCGCAGGGCTCTtggtcctgtcactgctgaggTGCCTGCCCTGAGCACCAGCAGTGCTTTGGGGATGTGAGCTGGCTTTGCAGCTGCTTTTGAGCAGGAATCCTGCTGTAAGGTGTTCCCCTCAAACGGAGTAACCCTTGTTGTGTGTCACAGGGATCATGTACCGCAAGTCCTGCGCCTCCTCGGCCGCGTGCCTGATCGCCTCCGCCGGCTACCAGTCCTTCTGCTCTCCTGGCAAGGTCAACTCCGtctgcatcagctgctgcaacACTCCCCTCTGCAATGGACCCCGGCCCAAGAAGAGGGGCAATTCTGCTGTGGTGCCCAGGGCACACGTGATAACCACTCTCCTGCTCCTTAAATTGGCTCTGTTGTTTTTGTACTGCTAAACTTCAAGCaagttggtttgtttggtttttgttttttccctgacacAATTTGTTCTGCATCCTTCTTTCTTCAAAGACGCtgcaattattttctgtttgtttccaaATCCCTGTCAAGAGCAAGGGAAGTTCAGTGGTTGTGTGGAGAAGAGGGGCTGATATTTTTGTCAGCTAATGAGTTAATGTAGCAGATTGAATTTCCAGTGTGCACTTAAAAATCGCAGCAGGATACAGAACCCCCGTTCCTTTTGCATAACTGGAAACACATCCACCCGTGTTATTCCTTTTGCGATGTTGTCACTTTCCTGGGTCATTTCAATTTCCATGTTTTTATGCTCATTGCTAAGCATTAACTTTGCCTTATGAAGTCACACTTGATGTTCACAAAGGCCGTTCTGTGCGCCCTGACCGGGCTCTGAGCCGCTCTCGAAGGGCGCCACTTCCAggctgggatctgggggtgCAGGACCCGTCTCCTGTGGGCTGCAGCCGGGCGTGGGCTCCTTCTGGAAGGTGCTCAGGAAAACTTTGGCGTTGCCCTTGGTGGAGGAGCTGCGCCTGGAGGAGATGAGGAGCAGCGGGCGCAGGGAGCGGCTGCTGCGCGCCCCGGAGCTCTGGGTGGCCCTGAGGAACCGCTCCCTGTTGGCGTGCTGCAGGCGGAGGCGGCAGCGCAGCACCTGCAGGAACACGCTGCGGAACTGCTGCGAGGAGACGTTGTACAGCAGCGGGTTCACCACCGAGCTGAGGTAGAAGAAGATGTCGGCGATGGGAAGGAGGGTGATGTAGGCTCTGAAGTAGGGGACGGTCCAGTCCTGCTTCGGTTTGGCAGCTGCCATGATCCTCCTGACCTGGTTTGGCATCCAGCAAACCGCCAGAGTGGCAATGATCAGTCCTGCGGGCAGAGAGAGCAAGAAAGAGGTCTGCATACGAGGGGGAAGACACATTAAACACCATCAGTCCTGCACTTACTTGTTAGGAAATGGTAccaatttttcagtgttttgcttGACAGCTTTTTCTGCCAGtagcattttttgtttgttgtttttaataacTGTTACAAGGTCATTGCGGCACATGCTCAGACAAAACTCTGCAGTGCTTGGATGGTGTTTCTTTGTACCTGTTGTCATTTATTGGTTTTCAAAGTGTTCTTTCTCTGATCATCTTGTGTCTTTGGAAAGAGTATGGTTTTAGTTTGGTTTCTGCTCTTACATTTCTTCTGTCTTTCCCtttactttgaaaaacaaacacaataAATAGAACCTATAGCCATATTAGATCAGGCAATACCCAGAAGAGATCAGATTCTTGTTTGTactttacaaaaaaagaaaatgtatgcATAATAATATATTTCGTGTTATTTTTGGTAGATATCCTCTTACAGAagctatttttaagtaaaagGTGTATGGATCTTTTTATGGTAATTAAGATATGTTGGGCtttcttaaaaatcaaattCCAGTGGAATTAAATGATGAATGTAAATGAGAAAAACCCAAGCCTAGTCATGAAAGTGTAAGCAGTTTCAGATTGTAAATTACGCTTTAAAATGTGGTATCTGACCATTTTGtatttatatgtaaatataaatacatgttGCTGCATCACTAATGGCATTAAAAAGGGGTGGCTGAAGTGTTGGATGTCTGAGAATTCTGCCTGCGTGGATCGAGTTCCACAGGgcgcagcagccctgcaggaacgTGTCagtggctggagctggctgtgcccaggcaggacATGCAGCAGGAGCAAGGAACCTGGCACCTCATggcatcctctgctgctcctgtgtgccAGCACTGCAAATCCTGCCACCTTGTGTGACATCCCAGGTACACAAAgtcactcctgctgctgctcccccccggcacccagcagtgctggctcacAGGGCAGCCTCCAGTCTGCTGTCCCCActctgtgcaggagctgtgccttACACCAGCTTTGGAgggagcagaagctgcagcctggctgctttcctgcagcagggagtgtCCTGGTAGGGCTGTTCTCACCCTGTGTGTCACCTTGTTAACCTCATCCAATGCCTGACCTCTGCTcccaacagcagcacagaagctGTTCAATTCCTACTTCTCTAGGCTGAGTCAGATTTCCCCCACTGGACAGGTCACTGTAGCAGTGCCATTCGGAAATAGGAGGGTTTTGAATTCAGGAAAAGGATACTTCACTAGCAGGAAGATGTGAATGTagcagggaagggaggcaggAAATAGAAGAAAGATTTTTCTAACTTTGAAACTGCCAGAGCTTCCTCAGGCTCTGGCCAAGTTCTCGCCACCTGTATCCCCAAGCAAAGAAAAGATATgaaatgccttttaaaaaaagaatttttttttccataaaagggataattaatttattatctCCCTTAATAAGCTACCAAATAAAAGCTGTCCTTTGGATCCCTTGCTTCTATAATCCCTTGCTTACTGTCACAATAACTTTGTTGGGATGGGGAAGTAGCAGATCTCTAACAGTACCAGCTTAAGAGCCCTGGAGGGCTGTTGTTGGCAGGCCAGCAGTAAATCCATCACCAAGACCTTTGCCATTTTCAGTTCCTTGCTTACCAGAAGTCTCCTCAGCCACTGTTTCTTTGCTCTCAGTCCCACAGTCTGCCCCTGATTTCCCCCTGCCTCCTTGCCTCACTGTTCAGGAcctgctgtgcctctgtgaTCTGAATTTTGCATTAATCCTACAAATGTTTGTGGCCTTCActgctcttttcctgctgtCAGCTTAACAACTATAGGCTGTCAGTCCTGGCATGGgctaaaagaaaataaggcCCTTTCAGCAGTGACTTGTGATGAATCTTATAAAAAGGCAGTGGAAGGATTCTGTTGCttcactggggttttttctctggTGCAACTTAAACACAAAGTTCACAAGCCCAAATCTGTGGAATTCTCATCAAATTTTACCAGAAGATCTCTTTCaagtgagaagaaaataaactgtattgtacaattttttttttttttttgttcttgcttAGAAACAGGACACTTCATCATGCTGATTAATAGTTTCCTAAATTATGAGTGCTGCTGTGAAAAGCTATGTGCAAACAATGCATGCATTCATTTTTAAAGCCCAACTACATTGCTCTGAgatgtctgatttttttttttgcttctatCTGAATTCCTTGGTGTTgacctttctttttaattcaaacTGCCAAGTGCTTAAGATACCCCCTTATATTCTTCAGACACTTTTGTTCTGGAGAAGTGAGTATCTGGTAGTGTGTACAGCAAGTGAAAAATGAGCTGCTTGTACCCttgtgcagcacaggctggttTGTCTCTCGGGGGGCGGGAGGGGACGTCTGCAAAACTGCTGTTTCCCAGGGATGACTAATTGTTCATTTTCACACTTGGAGAAGATGCCTGTTGACTCAAAGGAGATGCACCATGCAAATAAACATGCTGACAGACTCACAATATTTTCCCCAACTTTCACACTTGGCATGGCAGTGTGGAGTGAAGGGAAGCTCAGCAGAAGAGCTCCTCGGGAAGCCtctgagctcagcactgctgctgtcaggctGAGCCTGGACTTGGGCTCCAGGAGTTTGTgttgtgctgctctgccagaggggCTTAAACAGCCTTAACCAGCTTGAATGGAAACCACACTGAATCTTACACCAGCACTGATGTATTTTTCCTGTGAGCTTGCTGCCTGATGGGAATAATTCTTCACATTTCAGCTCATGTCCAGCTTTGCCTTCCACTCCTGATTAAAGGGAGAAAGATCAGTAGCTCTGCTTTTTCCACCCCGTTTTTCTGACCACTGCATGGaagtgacacagagcagagctttATCTTCCATGGAATAACAATGTTTATAAACGAAGTAATGGTGTGGTTTTGCAACCTCCATGACTGGTGCTTGAAATTTCCACCTCACATTTGAATTATTCCAGTTCAGTCGTCAGAAGGGCATTAGAAAAATGCCAGCAGAAGCCAGGAGCCCTTGTGTTACCTTCTGTAAGTAAGAACATCTCAACCTTTAAGTAAGAGCAGGAGCTTAGAATTCATTTAACATTGATTTTGATATTTCAAGgtaacaaacaaaacaaaacaaaagacatgaaaaggTCCTTGACTAAAACTACATTATAAAGTTAAACCATAAACAAGCCACAAAACAGTTTACTCCAAAATAGGAATTACCACATCCTACTACTGTTTGAatctaaaaaaacccagtccAAGCCTCTTTACAAACAAAGCATACAAATTTAACAACACTTTAAATTTGGTAATCGTTATTCTAACTTCCCAAAAGTCAATCTCACAGTATTAATTCTTAATATGTGACAAAGGATCATTTATGTAGTAAAATAAACCTAGCATTTAAGTGCCAGTAGTATAAATATTCATTGCTGGCAGAGAATAGGAGTTTGGCAGTCATCTATCCCTTAGCAATACTTTTTTATTACTCAGAAAATTCCTCTGGGCCATGGGGGACCGAATTAAATTCATTATGAACTTTATTGGGAAGGATTTTAAATATGTGCAGATGTCTGGTAGAGAGGGCTTCCTTCTCCAAACTTCCCCTTGTTCTTCAGTTGAAtagatttttgtctttctttttctgtaccTAAGCACTTAAATCTGTCTCCTTTTAAACCCCAGTGCTTTGCCTCtatcctggctgctgccagccttcCCAAAAAGCCTGAAATTGTCAACAAGGTCATAACTGCCACCAGACAGTGCCAAGAACAGGTTTCCTttggcagccacagccccttaGCTGAGGCTGTTGGTGACCTCAGGTACACAGTCCTTCACCTGTGCACTTCGCCCTGACCATCCTGGTGGGTCGAGGTCTGCcagactctgctgctgctctgtcccagccagcccaaagcACAGTCAGACCTCAAACTTTGCCTCCCTGGGATCTGATTAATGACACAAAGgcaggctcccagcagctgcttgtaAACTGACATTTAAATGGCAATTGTCAGTGGAATATAAGCATGTGGTTACTGAGCTGTGAGTCaagtgcaggcaggaatgcagTTGGTTCACAGGAAGAGCTTTTCTTAGTGTTGGTTTCACTTTTGTGTACTTGGCCTGTCTATACTCAAAGGCACAACATGACACTAATGCTTAGTCACAAACTCTTCAAACAGTGCATCAGAAGTGCCAAGAAGTCCCAACAGAGGAAGAAAGACCACCTTTAATTATTAAGTTTACCATCATAAAGCAATGCTAATTACAAGGAAAGCACTTGGTCCCTACTGGATTCTGCTACAGGCTTTGAAAATGTGCAAAGATACCTTCCCACTAATCAGGGTCTCAGTGGTCTCAATAGCAGCCACTAATAACtcaggagaagggagaaaaagcagaCAGAAGTACTAATTAAGAATGCTACTTTCAGGAGGTGGGGTTTTGGCTTGTATTTGTGTTACATTTATTGCTTTAACCAGGAGAAAATCTTGCTTT
Above is a genomic segment from Haemorhous mexicanus isolate bHaeMex1 chromosome 8, bHaeMex1.pri, whole genome shotgun sequence containing:
- the LYPD1 gene encoding ly6/PLAUR domain-containing protein 1, with translation MRLFLLAATFWGLCLAPGLGLQIQCYQCEEFQLNNDCSSPEFIVNCTVNVQDMCQKEVMEKSFGIMYRKSCASSAACLIASAGYQSFCSPGKVNSVCISCCNTPLCNGPRPKKRGNSAVVPRAHVITTLLLLKLALLFLYC